In one window of Bdellovibrio bacteriovorus DNA:
- a CDS encoding cytochrome d ubiquinol oxidase subunit II has protein sequence MIEILLFFIGASLLLYVLFGGADYGAGILELLPAGDLRDSQKKVINDAMGPVWEANHMWLILVVVILFMGFPAIFTLLMTSLHIPMVALLFGIVVRGCAFTFRHYDAVQAPQSQNVYTVLFGTSSLWTAMWLGIIAGSLNRGLIDPLSTDFHEAYIAPWWGIYPFCMGIFVVCIFAFLASVYLIGETENLDLKKMFIKRAFILNYLVVLSGAFVFAASADERTPLFADFFESKITMAIMLAATILFIALWFFIRKRQTLLTRTVAAGQITLILAGWYVLNAPNALLTVQGPISFYEAAAPLATLWQLVIALLVGSLFIFPSLFYLMKVFKTGTTEEM, from the coding sequence ATGATTGAAATTCTTCTTTTCTTTATTGGAGCTTCGCTTTTACTTTACGTTCTATTTGGTGGCGCCGATTATGGTGCCGGTATTTTAGAGCTTCTTCCAGCAGGCGATTTACGAGATTCACAGAAAAAAGTTATCAACGATGCGATGGGGCCCGTGTGGGAGGCCAATCACATGTGGCTGATCTTAGTTGTCGTGATACTTTTCATGGGATTTCCTGCGATCTTCACGCTTCTTATGACCTCGCTACATATTCCGATGGTGGCTCTGCTTTTCGGCATTGTTGTTCGTGGGTGTGCTTTCACTTTTAGGCATTACGATGCCGTTCAAGCACCGCAATCACAAAACGTGTACACTGTTCTATTTGGAACTTCGAGCCTTTGGACGGCGATGTGGCTAGGTATCATTGCCGGAAGTTTGAACCGAGGCTTGATTGATCCTTTAAGCACCGACTTTCACGAAGCCTATATAGCTCCCTGGTGGGGAATTTATCCTTTCTGCATGGGAATTTTTGTAGTTTGCATCTTTGCCTTTTTAGCCAGCGTCTATTTGATCGGCGAAACTGAAAATCTGGACCTTAAAAAGATGTTCATCAAGCGCGCTTTTATTCTTAATTACTTAGTCGTCCTTTCGGGCGCCTTTGTTTTCGCGGCTTCCGCTGATGAGCGCACGCCTTTGTTTGCTGATTTCTTTGAAAGCAAGATCACTATGGCAATTATGCTTGCGGCAACGATCCTGTTCATCGCGCTTTGGTTTTTTATTCGGAAAAGACAAACTCTGTTAACTCGCACGGTGGCAGCCGGACAAATCACTTTGATCTTGGCTGGATGGTATGTGCTCAATGCACCGAACGCCCTTTTGACAGTGCAAGGACCGATCAGTTTTTACGAAGCAGCAGCTCCTTTAGCAACACTGTGGCAGTTAGTGATAGCACTTTTAGTGGGGAGCCTTTTTATCTTTCCAAGTTTGTTCTATTTGATGAAAGTCTTTAAGACCGGAACGACAGAGGAAATGTAA